One genomic region from Corvus hawaiiensis isolate bCorHaw1 chromosome 28, bCorHaw1.pri.cur, whole genome shotgun sequence encodes:
- the LOC125317652 gene encoding uncharacterized protein LOC125317652 — MCPKGLEEPQPGSETLSGVGSQDPLEKSYLLPKEELARTWEELPRFKGSLQLEEKKCLELLKCRNTAEMPGPGRSSGQVVGDDLRYAYDAVQVANRLLVSQLREEKQQNEEEVQGLHLDICSLKQLSQQQAALSQELQGQEGLQYHVLQLEKQNWLLPCWRASPSRACPPPDPWPSLLLLSLSPCPLPVRAAAVPGLFPRHSGPPWAGPQSGPPGPVPAPLPHQWHHPQLPAPEEGRVLVELWHPAQVQHQPGGAVAVGAGAAAEQELCEELEPLVQAAQLLQGKKVTEEDAGALCSLCTVLTPQQVVKLLRAYTPAVGLQQQRGEVAAGPVQSSSWWTPATSSLLACLSLPPRCTWMSSTSLRPSAWPSLATAEPGAAPGLLPVPHFKVSAPSEVWEGREGRGSASFDCEVVYLLKFVCLVCDTGRAPDSPALGELATF, encoded by the exons ATGTGCCCCAAG gggctggaggagccacAGCCTGGTAGTGAGACcctgagtggtgtggggagCCAGGACCCCTTGGAGAAGTCGTATCTCCTCCCCAAGGAGGAGCTGGCTCGGACCTGGGAGGAGCTGCCGAGGTTCAAGGGCTCAttgcagctggaggagaagaaaTGCTTGGAACTCCTCAAGTGCAGG AACACAGCGGAGATGCCGGGACCGGGCAGGAGCTCGGGGCAGGTGGTGGGCGATGACCTGAGATACGCCTACGATGCAGTGCAGGTTGCCAACAG GCTGCTGGTGAGccagctgagggaggagaagcagcagaacgAAGAGGAGGTCCAGGGGCTGCACCTCGACATCTGCTCCCTGAAGcagctgagccagcagcaggcagccctgagccaggagctgcagggccaggaggggctgcagtACCACGTGCTGCAGCTCGAGAAGCAGAACTGG TTGCTGCCATGCTGGAGAGCGAGCCCATCCAGGGCTTGTCCTCCCCCTGACCCCTGGCCATCActgctcctcctcagcctcagcccctgcccactCCCTGTCcgagctgctgcagtgcctgggctCTTTCCACGCCACTCTGGACCGCCATGGGCTGGCCCCCAGAGTGGGCCACCAggccctgtgccagctccccTTCCTCATCAGTGGCACCACCCTCAACTGCCTGCTCCTGAGGAAGGACGCGTGCTCGTGGAGCTGTGGCATCCAGCTCAG GTACAACACCAGCCAGGTGGAGCAGTGGCTGTGGGcgcaggggctgcagcagagcaggagctctgtgaggagctggagccCCTGGTCcaggctgcccagctgctgcaggggaagaAGGTGACAGAGGAGGACGCcggagctctgtgcagcctctGCACGGTGCTGACGCCCCAGCAG GTTGTGAAGCTCCTCCGGGCGTACACCCCAGCCGTGGGGCTTCAGCAGCAGCGTGGAG aggtggctgcaggaCCAGTacagtccagctcctggtggACACCAGCCACCTCTTCCCTGCTCGCCTGCCTTTCACTGCCTCCCCGCTGCACCTGGATGAGCTCCACATCCCTGAGACCCTCAGCCTGGCCTTCCTTGGCCACTGCTgagcctggggctgcccctgggctgctgccagtGCCCCATTTCAAGGTGTCTGCACCCTCTGAAGTTTGGGAAGGCCGTGAGGGCAGGGGTTCAGCATCTTTTGACTGTGAAGTTGTTTATTTATTGAAATTTGTGTGCCTTGTTTGTGACACAGGCAGGGCCCCTGACAGTCCTGCACTGGGGGAGTTGGCCACGTTTTAA